In Streptomyces sp. NBC_01426, one genomic interval encodes:
- the kdpB gene encoding potassium-transporting ATPase subunit KdpB, with product MSTITPTRAPHEDVLTEHKHAAGRVGGGLFDPKALLKSFPDAVRKLDPRIMIKSPVMFVVLIGSVVTTVLAVKDPTDWFGWAITAWLWLTTIFANLAEAVAEGRGKAQADTLRKAKTDTVARRLDGSVEERVPGTELRIGDLVVCEAGDIIPGDGDVVEGVASVDESAITGESAPVIRESGGDRSAVTGGTKVLSDRIVVKITTKPGETFIDRMIALVEGAARQKTPNEIALNILLASLTIVFLLAVVTLQPFAIYAGAEQSMIVLTALLVCLIPTTIGALLSAIGIAGMDRLVQRNVLAMSGRAVEAAGDVSTLLLDKTGTITLGNRQASEFVPVKGTREAELADAAQLSSLADETPEGRSIVVLAKEKYGLRERHQGELAGAEWIAFTAQTRMSGVDVDGRKTRKGAAGSVITWVKEQGGQVSGDADTLANRISEAGGTPLLVAVEDERGARVLGVIHLKDVVKEGMRERFDELRRMGIKTVMITGDNPLTAKAIAEEAGVDDFLAEATPEDKMALIKREQAGGKLVAMTGDGTNDAPALAQADVGVAMNTGTSAAKEAGNMVDLDSNPTKLIEIVEIGKQLLITRGALTTFSIANDVAKYFAIIPAMFAVVHPGLDKLNIMGLTSPESAILSAVIFNALIIIALVPLALKGVRYRPTSADKMLRRNLGLYGVGGLIAPFIGIKVIDLLISLIPGIG from the coding sequence ATGAGCACCATCACTCCCACCCGTGCTCCGCACGAGGACGTCCTCACCGAGCACAAGCACGCTGCCGGCCGCGTCGGCGGGGGCTTGTTCGACCCCAAGGCACTGCTGAAGTCCTTCCCGGACGCGGTGCGCAAGCTCGATCCCCGCATCATGATCAAGTCCCCCGTCATGTTCGTGGTCCTGATCGGCTCGGTCGTCACGACCGTCCTCGCGGTCAAGGACCCGACCGACTGGTTCGGTTGGGCCATCACGGCCTGGCTCTGGCTCACCACGATCTTCGCCAACCTCGCCGAGGCGGTCGCCGAAGGCCGCGGCAAGGCCCAGGCCGACACGCTGCGCAAGGCCAAGACCGACACGGTCGCCCGCCGCCTCGACGGCTCGGTGGAGGAACGGGTCCCCGGCACGGAGCTGCGCATCGGCGACCTGGTCGTCTGCGAGGCCGGCGACATCATCCCCGGTGACGGTGACGTCGTCGAGGGCGTCGCCTCGGTCGACGAGTCGGCCATCACGGGCGAATCCGCTCCCGTCATCCGCGAGTCGGGCGGCGACCGTTCGGCCGTGACCGGTGGCACGAAGGTGCTCTCCGACCGGATCGTCGTCAAAATCACGACGAAGCCCGGTGAGACCTTCATCGACCGGATGATCGCCCTCGTGGAGGGCGCGGCCCGACAGAAGACGCCCAACGAGATCGCGCTCAACATCCTGCTCGCGTCCCTCACGATCGTGTTCCTCCTCGCCGTCGTCACCCTGCAGCCGTTCGCGATCTACGCGGGCGCCGAGCAGTCGATGATCGTGCTGACCGCCCTGTTGGTCTGCCTGATCCCGACCACGATCGGTGCGCTGCTCTCCGCCATCGGCATCGCCGGCATGGACCGCCTGGTCCAGCGCAACGTCCTCGCCATGTCGGGCCGCGCCGTCGAGGCCGCGGGCGACGTGTCCACCCTGCTGCTCGACAAGACCGGCACCATCACCCTCGGCAACCGGCAGGCCTCCGAGTTCGTACCGGTCAAGGGCACCAGGGAAGCCGAACTGGCGGACGCCGCACAGCTTTCGTCCCTCGCGGACGAGACCCCCGAGGGCCGTTCCATCGTGGTCCTCGCGAAGGAGAAGTACGGACTGCGCGAACGCCACCAGGGCGAGCTCGCCGGCGCCGAGTGGATCGCCTTCACCGCCCAGACCCGCATGTCGGGCGTGGACGTGGACGGCCGCAAGACCCGCAAGGGAGCCGCCGGTTCGGTCATCACCTGGGTGAAGGAGCAGGGCGGGCAGGTCTCGGGCGACGCCGACACCCTGGCCAATCGGATCTCCGAGGCCGGCGGCACCCCTCTTCTCGTGGCCGTCGAGGACGAGCGCGGAGCCCGAGTGCTGGGTGTCATCCACCTCAAGGACGTCGTCAAGGAGGGCATGCGCGAGCGGTTCGACGAACTGCGCCGCATGGGCATCAAGACCGTCATGATCACGGGCGACAACCCGCTGACCGCGAAGGCGATCGCCGAGGAGGCGGGCGTCGACGACTTCCTCGCCGAGGCGACTCCCGAGGACAAGATGGCTCTCATCAAGCGGGAGCAGGCCGGCGGCAAGCTCGTCGCGATGACCGGCGACGGCACCAACGACGCCCCCGCCCTCGCTCAGGCCGACGTCGGCGTCGCGATGAACACCGGCACCTCGGCCGCCAAGGAGGCCGGGAACATGGTGGACCTCGACTCCAACCCCACCAAGCTCATCGAGATCGTGGAGATCGGCAAGCAGTTGCTGATCACCCGAGGGGCGCTGACCACCTTCTCCATCGCCAACGACGTCGCCAAGTACTTCGCGATCATTCCCGCGATGTTCGCCGTGGTCCACCCGGGCCTGGACAAGCTCAACATCATGGGCCTGACCTCCCCCGAGTCGGCGATCCTCTCCGCGGTCATCTTCAACGCGCTGATCATCATCGCGCTCGTACCGCTCGCCCTCAAGGGCGTGCGGTACCGGCCGACCAGCGCCGACAAGATGCTCCGGCGGAACCTCGGTCTGTATGGCGTGGGCGGTCTGATCGCCCCGTTCATCGGCATCAAGGTCATCGACCTCCTCATCTCCCTCATCCCCGGAATCGGCTGA
- the kdpA gene encoding potassium-transporting ATPase subunit KdpA — MSPVTAGVLQLLALIAALALAYRPLGDYMARVYSSEKHYKPEKWIYKVIGANPSAEMRWPAYLRGVLAFSAVSVLFLYALQRLQGSLPGSLGFVSIDPDQAFNTAASFVANTNWQSYYGEQAMGHVVQTGGLAVQNFVSAAVGMAVAVALVRGFARSRTGELGNFWSDLVRGTVRILLPISVIGALVLVGCGVIQNFAGIHEVGQFMGGAQQWNGGAVASQEVIKELGTNGGGYFNANSAHPFENPTPFSNLFEIFLILVIPFALTRTFGRMVGNLRQGYAILATMGVIWIAFTGLMMWTEFAHHGPALDVAGGAMEGKETRFGIGGSSIFAVATTLTSTGAVNSFHSSYTGFGGGITMLGMQLGEIAPGGVGSGLYGMLIMAIIAVFIAGLMVGRTPEYLGKKIGTREIKLAACYILITPALVLCFTAAAMALPTPGDSMTNSGAHGFSEILYAYTSGANNNGSAFAGLNADTQWFNSTIGIAMLLGRFLPMVFVLALAGSLAEQKPVPETAGTLRTDKPLYAGLLVGTIVIITGLTYFPALALGPLAEGLAS, encoded by the coding sequence ATGAGCCCCGTAACCGCTGGTGTGCTCCAGCTGCTCGCGCTCATCGCCGCGCTCGCACTGGCCTACCGTCCCCTCGGCGACTACATGGCCCGGGTCTACTCCTCCGAGAAGCACTACAAGCCGGAGAAGTGGATCTACAAGGTCATCGGCGCCAATCCGTCGGCCGAGATGCGCTGGCCCGCCTACCTGCGCGGCGTCCTCGCCTTCTCGGCGGTGAGCGTCCTCTTCCTCTACGCCCTTCAGCGCCTGCAGGGCAGCCTGCCGGGTTCGCTCGGCTTCGTGTCGATCGACCCGGACCAGGCCTTCAACACCGCAGCGTCCTTCGTGGCGAACACCAACTGGCAGTCGTACTACGGCGAGCAGGCCATGGGCCACGTCGTGCAGACCGGCGGCCTCGCGGTGCAGAACTTCGTCTCCGCCGCCGTCGGCATGGCCGTCGCCGTGGCTCTCGTACGGGGCTTCGCGCGCTCCCGAACCGGTGAGCTCGGCAACTTCTGGTCCGACCTGGTGCGCGGCACCGTCCGCATCCTGCTTCCGATCTCCGTGATCGGCGCCCTGGTCCTGGTGGGCTGCGGGGTCATCCAGAACTTCGCGGGCATTCACGAGGTCGGCCAGTTCATGGGCGGCGCCCAGCAGTGGAACGGCGGGGCGGTCGCCTCGCAGGAGGTCATCAAGGAGCTGGGCACGAACGGCGGCGGTTACTTCAACGCCAACTCCGCCCACCCCTTCGAGAACCCGACCCCCTTCTCGAACCTCTTCGAGATCTTCCTGATCCTCGTCATCCCGTTCGCGCTGACGCGGACGTTCGGCCGGATGGTCGGCAACCTGCGCCAGGGCTACGCGATCCTTGCCACGATGGGCGTCATCTGGATCGCGTTCACCGGCCTGATGATGTGGACCGAGTTCGCCCACCACGGCCCGGCGCTGGACGTCGCGGGCGGTGCGATGGAGGGCAAGGAGACCCGGTTCGGGATCGGCGGTTCGTCGATCTTCGCCGTGGCCACGACGCTGACCTCGACCGGCGCCGTCAACTCCTTCCACTCCTCGTACACGGGCTTCGGCGGCGGCATCACCATGCTGGGCATGCAACTCGGCGAGATCGCGCCCGGCGGCGTCGGATCCGGTCTCTACGGCATGCTGATCATGGCGATCATCGCCGTGTTCATCGCGGGCCTGATGGTCGGCCGCACCCCCGAATACCTGGGCAAGAAGATCGGCACCCGCGAGATCAAGCTCGCCGCCTGCTACATCCTCATCACCCCGGCTCTCGTACTGTGCTTCACCGCCGCGGCGATGGCCCTGCCCACCCCGGGCGACTCGATGACCAACTCCGGCGCGCACGGCTTCTCGGAGATCCTCTATGCCTACACCTCGGGCGCCAACAACAACGGCTCCGCCTTCGCCGGTCTGAACGCCGACACCCAGTGGTTCAACAGCACCATCGGCATCGCGATGCTGCTGGGCCGTTTCCTGCCCATGGTGTTCGTCCTCGCGCTCGCCGGTTCGCTGGCCGAGCAGAAGCCCGTGCCCGAGACCGCGGGCACGCTGCGCACCGACAAGCCGCTCTACGCCGGCCTGCTCGTCGGCACGATCGTCATCATCACCGGCCTGACCTACTTCCCCGCCCTCGCGCTGGGGCCCCTCGCCGAAGGGCTCGCCTCATGA
- the kdpF gene encoding K(+)-transporting ATPase subunit F, which produces MTVENVVGLVVAVSLLGYLILALVYPERF; this is translated from the coding sequence GTGACTGTCGAGAACGTTGTCGGCCTCGTCGTGGCCGTCTCACTGCTCGGTTACCTCATCCTCGCCCTCGTGTACCCGGAGAGGTTCTGA
- a CDS encoding DUF4118 domain-containing protein, translating into MALALVPFRTDLSATNAALILVVAVVAVAALGSRTAGVLAALSAAAWFDFFLTRPYQRFAEADRDDVETAVLLLVVGLLVSQLAVRARRLQAVVVTDAAHLSSLQETARLVEDGGSPEVVVEHVRRELVGLLGLRGCHFEYGTLMGNLPRLEHGGGVWLHRPGRVREYADWPDGETELRVVGGGHYYGRFLLDPPGHPCPPRRRAWWLSRRLPRPAPRWTRPECPTGADPVVDGPPVWVALRVLGRPYGARQGDLTPG; encoded by the coding sequence GTGGCGCTCGCGCTCGTGCCCTTCCGGACGGACCTCTCCGCCACCAACGCGGCGCTGATCCTGGTCGTCGCGGTGGTCGCGGTCGCCGCCCTGGGCAGCCGGACGGCCGGGGTGCTCGCCGCCCTCTCGGCGGCCGCGTGGTTCGACTTCTTCCTCACCAGGCCCTACCAGCGCTTCGCCGAGGCGGACCGCGACGACGTCGAGACGGCCGTCCTGCTGCTCGTCGTCGGCCTGCTCGTATCGCAGTTGGCCGTACGCGCGCGCCGGCTCCAGGCGGTCGTGGTGACCGATGCCGCACACCTGTCGAGCCTTCAGGAGACCGCCCGGCTGGTCGAGGACGGCGGCTCGCCGGAGGTGGTGGTCGAGCACGTGCGTCGGGAGCTCGTCGGCCTGCTGGGCCTGCGAGGCTGCCACTTCGAGTACGGGACCTTGATGGGGAACCTGCCACGCCTGGAGCACGGTGGGGGTGTCTGGCTGCACCGCCCCGGCCGGGTTCGGGAGTACGCCGACTGGCCGGACGGCGAGACCGAGCTGCGGGTCGTCGGCGGTGGCCACTACTACGGACGGTTCCTGCTCGATCCGCCGGGCCACCCCTGCCCTCCGAGGAGGCGCGCCTGGTGGCTGTCGCGCCGGCTGCCCAGGCCGGCGCCGCGTTGGACACGGCCGGAGTGTCCCACCGGGGCTGATCCGGTCGTCGACGGCCCTCCCGTATGGGTGGCGTTAAGGGTTCTCGGGCGCCCGTATGGAGCCCGTCAAGGCGACTTAACACCGGGGTGA
- a CDS encoding amino acid permease, whose translation MAIHVGKPTEAAQGPGQEEPPDTRAGGAGDRHKLTALQGLAALSLDAMASVAYGPESIVLVLAAAGAHGMGFTLPVTLAIAALLAVLVASYRQVIAAFPDGGGSYAVAKRHLGRRTSLVAAASLILDYVLNVAVSVTAGVAALTSAFPGLHGERVWICLAVLVLVTAVNLRGVVDSAKAFLIPTALFVGSMLAMIVVGLFRDGPASTASAAGHASALGEGTTAVGALLLLKAFAAGCSALTGVEAVANAVPSFRAPAARRAQRTEVALGALLGVMLIGLSVLIGRFHLQPVEGVTVLAQLADASFGHNAAFYVVQCATMVLLALAANTSFGGLPVLMSLLARDNHLPHFFALKADRQVHRHGVVWLALVSAALLVFSGGDTNTLVPLFAIGVFVGFTICQVGMVRHWYGERPRGRRAKAALNGFGALLTGVSAVVVTATKFTEGAWLIVLALPLIVLGFEKVDRAYAQIGERLELGRVPQPPQRARSLVVVPVSGLSRLTCQALTAARSLGDEVLAVMVTRSSGGSAAAVVAGITPIAHATDAAGSIRVPAAGTGLFGLKPTRGRVSMGPDADEVFNGLAVHGALSRTVRDSATLLDLIQGPESGDPYFAERPTRPYAEEVTRSPGRLRIGLMVTPWNGRAVEPAVHDAVLSAARLLESHGHQVDVTSVDLGVSGEEFVLANARLWSANLVTWIEGFARAFGRPVDEMPASYAWGRRVSGSEFVHALDVRNRVARSINVAGTPAMSMPLATDPATGMPLGIHFAAGHGREDVLFRLAGQLEQAAPWAHRAPAVWAGA comes from the coding sequence ATGGCCATTCACGTAGGAAAACCGACCGAGGCCGCTCAGGGGCCGGGCCAGGAGGAGCCTCCCGACACCCGAGCCGGTGGAGCGGGGGACCGGCACAAACTGACCGCCCTCCAGGGCCTGGCCGCGCTGTCGCTCGACGCGATGGCGTCGGTGGCCTACGGACCGGAGTCGATCGTGCTGGTCCTGGCGGCGGCCGGAGCCCACGGGATGGGCTTCACACTCCCGGTCACCCTCGCCATCGCCGCGCTGCTGGCGGTCCTGGTGGCCTCTTACCGGCAGGTGATCGCGGCGTTCCCCGACGGCGGCGGCTCGTACGCGGTCGCCAAGCGGCATCTGGGCAGGCGTACGAGCCTCGTCGCGGCGGCCTCACTGATCCTCGACTACGTCCTGAACGTGGCCGTGTCCGTCACCGCCGGCGTCGCCGCGCTGACCTCGGCCTTCCCTGGCCTGCACGGCGAGCGGGTGTGGATCTGTCTCGCGGTCCTGGTCCTCGTCACGGCCGTGAACCTGCGCGGGGTCGTGGACTCGGCGAAAGCGTTCCTGATCCCGACCGCACTCTTCGTCGGCTCGATGCTGGCGATGATCGTCGTCGGGTTGTTCCGCGACGGCCCCGCCAGTACGGCGTCCGCCGCCGGGCACGCCTCCGCGCTCGGCGAGGGCACCACCGCAGTGGGTGCGCTCCTGCTGCTGAAGGCCTTCGCGGCCGGCTGCTCCGCGCTGACCGGTGTCGAGGCCGTCGCCAACGCCGTGCCGTCCTTCCGGGCGCCGGCCGCCCGCCGCGCCCAGCGCACCGAGGTCGCCCTCGGCGCCCTCCTCGGCGTCATGCTGATCGGCCTGTCCGTCCTCATCGGCCGTTTCCACCTCCAGCCGGTCGAGGGCGTCACCGTCCTCGCCCAGCTCGCCGACGCCTCCTTCGGACACAACGCGGCCTTCTACGTCGTCCAGTGCGCCACCATGGTGCTGCTCGCGCTCGCCGCGAACACCTCCTTCGGTGGCCTCCCGGTGCTGATGAGCCTGCTGGCCCGCGACAACCACCTGCCGCACTTCTTCGCCCTCAAGGCCGACCGTCAGGTCCACCGCCACGGCGTGGTCTGGCTGGCTCTCGTCTCGGCAGCCCTGCTCGTCTTCTCCGGCGGCGACACCAACACCCTCGTCCCGCTCTTCGCCATCGGAGTCTTCGTCGGCTTCACCATCTGCCAGGTCGGCATGGTCCGACACTGGTACGGCGAGCGCCCGCGCGGCCGGCGGGCCAAGGCCGCCCTCAACGGCTTCGGCGCGCTCCTGACCGGCGTCTCCGCGGTGGTCGTCACCGCCACCAAGTTCACCGAAGGCGCCTGGCTGATCGTCCTCGCCCTGCCGCTCATCGTCCTCGGCTTCGAGAAGGTCGACCGGGCCTACGCGCAGATCGGCGAGCGCCTCGAACTCGGCCGCGTCCCGCAGCCCCCGCAGCGGGCCCGCTCGCTCGTCGTGGTCCCCGTATCCGGCCTGTCCCGCCTGACCTGCCAGGCCCTCACCGCCGCCCGCTCCCTGGGCGACGAAGTCCTCGCCGTCATGGTCACCCGCTCCAGTGGCGGGTCGGCCGCAGCCGTCGTGGCCGGCATCACCCCCATCGCCCACGCCACTGACGCGGCCGGCTCGATCCGCGTGCCCGCCGCCGGCACAGGGCTGTTCGGGCTCAAGCCCACCCGAGGCCGAGTCTCCATGGGACCCGACGCCGACGAGGTCTTCAACGGCTTGGCGGTACACGGCGCGCTCAGTCGGACCGTACGCGACAGCGCGACACTGCTGGACCTGATCCAAGGCCCCGAGTCGGGCGACCCCTACTTCGCGGAGCGCCCGACTCGCCCGTACGCCGAAGAAGTCACCCGATCCCCCGGAAGACTGCGCATCGGCCTGATGGTCACCCCTTGGAACGGGCGCGCCGTGGAGCCGGCGGTACACGACGCCGTCTTGTCAGCCGCTCGCCTTCTCGAGTCGCACGGTCATCAAGTCGACGTCACCTCCGTGGACCTCGGTGTGAGCGGGGAGGAGTTCGTCCTTGCCAACGCACGCCTGTGGTCGGCGAACCTGGTGACGTGGATCGAGGGCTTCGCCAGGGCGTTCGGTCGTCCCGTGGACGAAATGCCGGCGAGCTACGCGTGGGGCCGCCGGGTCAGCGGCTCGGAGTTCGTGCACGCCCTCGATGTACGCAACCGGGTCGCCCGATCGATCAACGTCGCCGGCACCCCCGCCATGTCGATGCCGCTCGCGACCGACCCGGCCACCGGCATGCCCCTAGGCATCCATTTCGCTGCCGGCCACGGACGGGAAGACGTCCTGTTCCGCCTCGCCGGGCAGCTGGAGCAAGCCGCCCCCTGGGCACACCGAGCACCGGCCGTATGGGCGGGCGCCTGA